A part of Vanessa tameamea isolate UH-Manoa-2023 chromosome 20, ilVanTame1 primary haplotype, whole genome shotgun sequence genomic DNA contains:
- the LOC113401717 gene encoding chymotrypsin-1-like codes for MIPKLLVISFTLIIHSTCEPDRRVITTLKYSKFYVKPTIVNGEIASRGRIPYLVSIKEPLRKMGEGRIVWKNLCGGSIISEIKVLTAAHCFEGKNFYYAKNPHVLRVVAGSLRNVLTHSGDTETNVISQWRKLRNVVLHNQFYFPRHDIALIFVNEKWRFMPNVDYVRTAVRSIDYPRSCVSAGFGRTGYSNSDTISPVLLVAQINTIPKAQCTMIWEMNMNSFICSNSALTDVSRGDSGGPLACKGTADPVEKPDRDLLVGVVSGKNFDRTTLYTRISEYHDWIARNAGSKLFNGFMYLLLNTIMFLIYPLFL; via the coding sequence ATGATACCAAAATTATTAGTCATCAGTTTCACACTCATAATACACTCAACATGTGAACCAGATCGCAGAGTGATAACAacgttaaaatattcaaaattttacgtAAAACCGACAATTGTGAATGGAGAAATAGCATCGCGAGGACGAATTCCATACTTAGTATCCATTAAGGAACCTTTACGGAAAATGGGAGAAGGAAGGATAGTTTGGAAAAACCTTTGTGGAGGTAGCATTATAAGCGAAATCAAAGTTCTAACTGCAGCCCATTGCTTTGAGGGTAAAAATTTCTACTACGCCAAAAACCCTCACGTCCTACGCGTAGTGGCCGGCAGCCTACGCAATGTCCTTACTCATTCCGGTGACACAGAAACAAACGTTATCAGTCAATGGAGGAAATTACGAAATGTTGTATTGCACAATCAATTCTATTTCCCGAGACACGATATAGCCCTTATATTCGTTAATGAAAAGTGGAGATTTATGCCTAATGTTGATTACGTCAGAACAGCCGTGCGAAGCATAGATTATCCACGTTCATGTGTATCCGCGGGTTTTGGTAGAACAGGTTATAGCAATAGTGATACAATTTCGCCGGTGTTACTCGTGGCACAGATAAACACGATACCGAAAGCGCAGTGCACAATGATCTGGGAAATGAACATGAATTCCTTTATTTGTTCAAATTCAGCTCTGACGGACGTATCCAGAGGCGATTCTGGGGGGCCTTTAGCTTGTAAAGGTACAGCGGATCCCGTGGAAAAACCAGATAGGGATTTATTGGTTGGCGTGGTCAGCGGCAAGAATTTTGATCGGACTACCCTGTACACTAGAATTTCTGAATATCACGACTGGATCGCAAGGAACGCGGGCTCGAAATTATTTAACGGATTCATGTATTTgttgttaaatacaataatgtttttaatatatccgTTGTTTCTttaa